In the Arachis ipaensis cultivar K30076 chromosome B04, Araip1.1, whole genome shotgun sequence genome, GGACTGTAAGtccctaataaatttaaaattattctaaGACTAAAACAAAATACATTTACTAATAATtttagaaactaaattaaattaaaccttTACTAGATACTAATATTCATGAGATTGcattatgtttattatttcagGATTCCCTGGTGATCTCATAGTTACTGTGAGCTACATTCTAAGTGGGAAAAACCATTTGGCCATAGTGATGAAAGCAAAAGCATTAAACAAAGCCACCCCAGTGAACTTAGCCAACCATGCTTATTGGAACCTAGGAGGTCAAAACAGTGGCAACATTCTTGACGAGGTTGTCCAAATCTTTGGTTCAAAGATCACAGTTGTTGATAGCAAACTGATTCCCACAGGAAAATTTGCTTCAGTGAAAGGAACACCCTATGATTTTCTGAAGCCACAAGTTGTTGGAAGCAGGATTAACAAGCTAGCTTCAACAAAAGGCTATGACATCAACTATGTTCTTGATAGTGAGAAGAAAATCAAGCTAGCAGCAATAGTTAAGGATCATAAATCAGGCAGGGTGTTGGAACTTTACACAAATGCCCCTGGTTTGCAGTTTTATACTGGGAACTACCTTAGTAATTTGAAGGGTAAAGGTGGATATGTGTATCAATCTCATGCTGGATTGTGTTTGGAGAGTCAAGCTTTTCCTGATTCAGTGAATCACCCAAATTTCCCTTCAACTATTGTCACCCCTCAAAAGCCTTACAAGCATCTTATGCTCTTCAAATTTTCCACATATTAGGTGTACTATGTTGAATTTAGTACATCATGCGCTAAGGTAATTTATTCATCGGTATAAatagtaaaaaggaaaaaaaaaaacatttattataatttaaatttatacgATTGAATTACCTTAGTGCATGATGCACTGAGTTTAATCTAATACATcgtaattttaataaatttgtgTAACATGATTTCACGTGTCATCCATAGTTCTCGTGGTTTGTTGCAATAAAAAATAAGAACGATTTTTATTATTGTCATAATTATTACTTTATTAGTGGAACTTTATAATCTTTCATCAATACCTAGTTTTCTATCTTGCTTCCTAACCTTTTATTTATATATTGTGGGAATCTAGGCCTGatttgataaaaaattttaaaaaaataattttttaaaaacaagttttttattttattttatatttgatcaTTTAAAAGGGATGTGGTCGAAGTCAACAACTATGATTGCTTCCTAATTTAGCAATTTCGGGTAAAGCATTAAATTAGCTTCATTTAAGGGTCTACCGCTGGCCAATAAATTATTGCATGCACAAGACAGAATTTGAATTCGAAACACTTCCTTAAACAGATGAATAAACTGATTATTCGACCAGCTCAAATTGGTTTCTATaagtttatttattaattttgttaatatCTTTACGAAAAAAGTCAAACCGGAAAAAGCCCAACTCCGTAACGCTGAGTCCATTATAATGTGGTTGAGAGAACGTGTATGTAAAGTAAAAGAGAGCAATGCTCATCAATTAATTTGGGCTTGGGAATCTTGTTAATGGGTTTATAATCTCTAAAGAAGTCAAGCTCATATCAAACTTCAACCCAACAAAATAATCAGATCACATCAAACTGGTTAACCCCAAAAATATTCTGACCCAAAAATATAAAGAATTTAGTAAGATTAAAAAAACAACAAATGATGATATACATTTAATTAAATCCCAAACAAATTAGGATGAACATTATATTAAGAGTGGGctttttttttcaactaatttTCAATTCATGTAcggaataataaaataattaaggcGACATAACAAATAATTCCAATAATTCTAACTAAATACAAGAAATTTTAATAACCTTCATTCTGATGAACTCATCAATATCTGGTTTTGTCAGGAATTTCCTTTGCTGCTTTGAGTATCCTCTCAAATGCACTTTGCATGCATGACTTCAATTTTTGTTCATCTATAAAATCTTTTTCGGTCTTGAAGGTAACTCTTAGCACTCCCATATAACTCATAATTGAAATGACAAGACTCTGAACACCAtacatttaaaaataaaaaattagaaacaaaaaaGTGTAAGTATTTTTCATTAACATATATATAAGTCCTAAATTGTGTCTTACGTTGATGTCCAAAAAAAATGTTTAAATAATAAGATAATAAAAAAGGTAAGAATATGAGTGAAAAGGCCTTCTTATTAAGATGTCTTCCAATTCCATTACATtcaacaaaattaattaaatttatttattctaatacaCAGCTTTAAATTTCTCATAGGATCAATAGGTAATAATAAGAATGGAGGATTAAGTACGATTTTAGTCTTTAAAGTATaggttaaaaatttttttttgttcctAACCTTATTTTGCATATAAAATCGTTCTTTGGGTTTAAAaccaagttttaaaatcgtcatttttacttaaatattaaaattttggaccaaattacccataacaaaaaaattataaaataaaataaaaaaaataagagaaaaag is a window encoding:
- the LOC107635318 gene encoding aldose 1-epimerase — translated: MTKISVLLLCLFFFSASGLVNGSSKHQKIGVFELKKGDLSLKVTNWGATILSLILPDKNGKLGDVILGYKSIKDYTNGTTYFGATVGRVANRIGGAQFTLNGVHYKLVANEGNNTLHGGTRGFNDVLWKVESYKRNAKNPSITFSYHSFDGEEGFPGDLIVTVSYILSGKNHLAIVMKAKALNKATPVNLANHAYWNLGGQNSGNILDEVVQIFGSKITVVDSKLIPTGKFASVKGTPYDFLKPQVVGSRINKLASTKGYDINYVLDSEKKIKLAAIVKDHKSGRVLELYTNAPGLQFYTGNYLSNLKGKGGYVYQSHAGLCLESQAFPDSVNHPNFPSTIVTPQKPYKHLMLFKFSTY